In Nevskiales bacterium, the following are encoded in one genomic region:
- a CDS encoding CHASE2 domain-containing protein has protein sequence MLLLFLLHGFGVLSWGLLVQVENFFYDARVRLTMPNRVDQRVVIVDIDERSLAVEGQWPWPRDRLARLLDELFDHYGVQVVGFDVVFPEPDKTGVLIERLLQELQTDPAAAPAAARLAARQPDARFAEAL, from the coding sequence TTCCTGTTGCACGGCTTCGGTGTCCTTAGCTGGGGCCTGCTGGTGCAGGTCGAGAATTTCTTTTACGACGCGCGCGTGCGGCTCACCATGCCAAATCGCGTGGATCAGCGCGTGGTCATCGTCGACATCGACGAGCGCAGCCTGGCGGTCGAGGGCCAGTGGCCCTGGCCGCGCGACCGCCTGGCCCGGCTGCTGGACGAGCTGTTCGATCACTATGGCGTGCAGGTGGTCGGCTTCGACGTGGTGTTCCCGGAGCCGGACAAGACCGGCGTGCTGATCGAACGGCTGCTGCAGGAGCTGCAGACAGACCCGGCGGCCGCGCCGGCCGCGGCCCGGCTGGCGGCGCGCCAGCCGGACGCGCGCTTCGCCGAGGCGCT